The region GCCGCGTTCAGCCGGATTCTCGCCGATGCCGGTATCGACCCGGGCGCTATCCAGGCTGAAATTTCAAAAGGGGAAATCAATGCCCGTATTGCGAAAACGCGTTCTGTGGCAGAAGCGCTGAATATCGGCGGCACCCCTGCCTTTGTCATCGGCAATGAGATCGCCCCGGGGGCAATTTCCAGATCCGAGATGGCGGCCATGGTGGCCCGCGCCCGGGATAACTGAAACCAGCACTGAGGATGACAGTCACAAACAGGACTGGTATAGTGGATGAGGGACGAGATCAAATGACAGATTTACCGGCACTGCTTATCATCAATGGCCCGAACCTTAACATGCTCGGCAAGCGCGAACCTTCGATCTATGGGACCGCGACGCTGGCTGATATCGAAAACCTGTGCCGTGATGCAGCGGAAACGCACGGCTTTGCCAGCAGGTTCATGCAATCCAACAGCGAGCATGAGATTATCGATGCCATTCATCAGGCGATCACCGGCAACGTTGCGGCGATCCTCATCAACGCCGGCGCGTTCACCCATACATCGGTTGCCATCCGGGATGCGCTCGCGATGGTCAGCGGCCCGGTGATCGAGATACATCTTTCCAATGTGCATGCGCGGGAAAGTTTCCGCCATCATTCGTATATCGCTGGTGTTGCCAGCGGGGTTATTGCAGGATTTGGCCCTGCTTCCTACACTCTGGCCGTGGATGCCGCGGCGTCATTACTGTCGAGGGAGTGAGACTTCATGACAAAAAAAGCCGAACCCAAAGGCGTTGAGCTGGTCCAGCAACTGACCGACATCATGCAGGATGCCGGGCTGGTGGAGATCGAATACAATACCGATGATGTATCGATCAGGCTGTCGCGCGCGGCTTCCGCCGCGCCAGCCATGCCGCTTGCCGCCGCCATGCCTGCCCAGCCTGCGGCACCGGCAGCCGAGCCTGTACCGGCACCAGCCGAAGAAGAGATCACCTCAAGCCATCCCGGGGCCGTCAGCTCACCGATGGTCGGCACGGTCTATCTCGCGCCGGAGCCGGGGGCAGCCAATTTCGTCGGCGAAGGTGACACGGTAAAAGCCGGCCAGACGCTGGTGATTGTCGAGGCGATGAAGGTCATGAACCCGATCACGGCGCCAAAATCAGGCAAAGTTTCCCGTATCCTGGTTGGCAATGGCCAGCCGGTGGAATACGGCGAAGTCCTGATTGTGATTGAATAGCAGCTGCCGGGGGCGTTGAGCCATGATCAGGAAAATCCTAATTGCCAATCGGGGCGATGTTGCGCTCAGGGTCCTGCGGGCGTGCCGCGATATGGGGATTGAAACCGTTGCGGTTCATTCCACAGCGGATGCCGATGCCATGCATGTGCGTCTTGCGGATGAAAGCGTATGTATCGGTGATGCGCCATCGAAGGACAGTTACCTCAATGTTCCGGCGATCATCACCGCCGCCTCGATTACCGGCGCCGATGCTATTCATCCCGGCGTGGGGTTTCTTTCGGAAAATGCCGATTTCGCGCGGGTTGTGAACGCGCATGGGCTGATCTTCATCGGCCCCCGGATCGAACATATCATCGCCATGGGGGACAAGGTTGAAGCCAAACGCACCGCCGCCGAAGCCGGGCTGCCGCTAGTTCCCGGCTCTGATGGTGCGGTCGACACCCTTGACGACGCCCGCAAGGTTGCAAAAGAGGTCGGTTATCCCGTGCTGATCAAGGCCGCTTCCGGCGGTGGCGGGCGCGGGATGAAGGTCGCCGCCAGCCCTGACAATCTTTCGGAGGCGTTTTCTTCCGCCCGGAGCGAGGCCAAGGCCGCCTTCGGTGATGATACCGTCTATATCGAACGCTATCTCGACAATCCCCGCCATATCGAGATCCAGATCGTGGCCGACAGCCATGGCAATGTCATTCATCTCGGCGAACGTGAATGTTCGGTTCAGCGCCGTCACCAGAAACTGCTTGAGGAAGCGCCCTCGCCGGTGCTTGATGAGGCCCAGCGTAACTCCATCGGCGCCATCGCCGCAAATGCCGCCGCAAAGATGGGATATCTTGGTCTCGGGACCATGGAGTTTCTTTACGAGAACGGCGAATTCTTCTTTATCGAGATGAACACCCGGCTGCAGGTTGAACACCCGATCACCGAAGAAATCACCGGCGTTGACCTTGTGCAGGAGCAGATTCGCATCGCCGACGGGGCCGAGCTTTCGATCCGGCAGGAAGATGTGCGCTTCAACGGCCATGCCATCGAATGCCGCATCAATGCCGAGCATCCCGAAACCTTTTTCCCGACGCCGGGCACGGTGACAAATTTCCATGCCCCGGGCGGGCCGGGCGTCCGGATGGAAAGCTTCCTTTATCCCGGATATGCCATCCCTCCCCATTACGACAGCCTGATCGCCAAACTGATTGTCCATGGCGAGAATCGGGAACATTGTCTGGCGCGGCTGCGGCGGGCGCTCACCGAATTTGTCATTGAGCCGATGCCGACATCGCTTGACCTGCATCGCAAACTGGTGATGGACAAGGATATCATCAGCGGGGAATATACCATCCGCTGGCTGGAAGAAGACTTCCTGCCCCGGCAATCTTCCTGAGATATCGTTTCGCCCTCTCGTCCATGACTTGAACATGGGGTGAATTCATGCCCATACTCATCTCATGTACCTGCTGTCGCCCGAAACACTGATCAAGGCGTATGCGCTGGGGGTTTTTCCCATGGCGGAAGCCCGGGAAGATGAGCGGATCTTTTTTGTCGACCCCGAAGAGCGCGGGATTCTGCCTATCGAGGCGGTGCATATACCGCGGCGCCTGCGCCGCCGTATCCGCCAGCGCCCGTACAATGTCACGATCAACACCGCCTTTGATGCCGTGATCGACGGCTGCCGGGAAGTCACGCGGCGGCGGGCCGACAGCTGGATCAACCCCCAGATCAGGCAGCTTTACTGCGCGCTGCATCGGCTGGGCTTCGCCCATTCGATCGAAGTCTGGAACAAACCTGAAACCGGCGCGCCCGAGTTGGTCGGCGGGCTTTATGGCGTTGCCCTTGCCGGAGCATTTTTCGGCGAATCCATGTTCAGCCGGTCAAGTGATGCGTCAAAGATTGCGCTTATTCACCTGATGGCGCGTCTCAGCAAAGGGGGATTTGTCCTCCTCGACACCCAGTTCAGCAATACCCATCTCGAACAGTTCGGGGTGATGGAAATCCCGCGTGCGGCATTTCAGAAGAAGCTTGAGACCGCGCTTGCCACCAAGGCGGCCATGCCAGTGGATGAAGATGACTGGCCCTGGGTTCAGTCTTTCCTGCAATCGAGCACGGAAACATCATAGACGGGATGCTCAAGCGCGTTGAGCGCCGGGCTTGACTGAAACATCCATCCCTTGAAAACCGGCTCATCGCTTAAAAGCCCTTTATGGTCGACGCCATGGATTTCAAGCAGGGCCGCATCTTCGGGCGGCATGGTGGGGGGACGGAAAGTGCAGGCATGTATCAAGAGCTCAAGCGTGCCGTAGCGATGCGGCTTTCCAACCTCGACGACAAGCGTTGAAATGCGGGCGGTGATCTTGTCGAGGGCCTGAAGCTCGACCACATCCCCCTGAAGCCAGGTGTCGGTGGCGTGCGCCGTCCCGACAGATAAGGCCAGCATGCCAGAGGCAACAAGGGCCCGGCCCCTAGCCATCATTTGATCCGGAAGAGAAAATGGCCTTGCCGAGAAGATCGGTCAGGTTGACCGGGTCGCGGGTGTCGAAAATCGTATCGCCATCGCCGAGATACTCTTCCTCAAACCCCGGGATAAGCTCGACATGACTGCCACCAAGAAGAGATGTGGCGGCGATCCGGGCGGCGGTATCGGATGGAAGCGAGATCCGCTCATCAATCGACAGCGTTACCGTGGCACCAAAAGTCTTCTCATTAAGACTTGTGCCGATGACCTTGCCCACAGCGATGCCCGAAATCCGGACCTCATCGCCGACGCCAAGGCCGCTGACGCTGCCGAATTCCGCATTCAGCCGGATGCCGGAGGAGGACTGGATATTCGTTGCGGTATAGGCAAGATAAAGAAACACGCCTGCAACCAGCAGGACAACAGCTCCCATGACGGTTTCAATGGTGTTTCTTGTCATGGCTCTACTCCGGCTGCCAGGCCTCGTAATCTCCGGTGGCGGGTTTGCGCCTGCCGCCTTTCATCAGATCCCCCGCAGGCTTATGGGCATAGACCGTTCCGGTGAGATTGGGCAGGTGATCTTTCTGCCAGGACCGGCGGGCATATCCCCCTTCCGGTGGTGGCAACTCCTCGGTGTGGTGCAGCCAGCCATGCCAGTCCGCCGGCACCTTGCTTGCCTCGGCTGATCCGGCATAGACAACGAATCGCCTGAAGCGGCCGAGACGGCCAGGACGCCTTGATTCAAAATAGCGGTTGCCATGCGCATCAGCGCCCACCTGGCGAGATGTCAGCGAAATGAGAAATCTTGATATAATGCTCATTACTCTTCCCGGTTATGTGCTGTTCCTGCATGTATAAAGACGGAGGAACTTTGCCACGGCATCAGCGCCGTATTCCATATTCCTACCCGATGGGGCGACGCAAGGCAATCACGAAGCCGCAAATCATGGCGCCATCCCCGCGCAAGAGGACGGGATCACCCCGCCCCGTCCTGGCCAGAGGCAGGCTTTAGGAAACCTGCGCTACCCGCCCGCTTCATCCTTTCCGCCCAGCCCCTGATCCCCGGGTGCAATCCGAGTCTCGCCAGCACCCCGGCCGGCGCAATACGACAGGACCACCAAAAAAAATTCATTTTTGCCATATTTGGCCATATTCCCTCTTGGATAGATGATCAAGATCATGTAGTTTGAAAATATAAACGCCACTACATATGGTTATTAATGCGCATTGCGTATTTTTTTTCGTTCTTTAACACACAGGTTCGCCAAGAAAAACAAGGATCAATCACATGAAGCTGAAGCGTCACTTTACCTCCTCTGATCAGTCTCCATACGCCATGATGGATTGGACTCATGCGACCAGTGAAATTCGCAATCCGGATGGCACCGTGGTGTTCAAGGCAGAGAATGTTGAAGTGCCGACGCATTTCTCTCAGGTGGCGACCGATATTCTGGCGCAGAAGTATTTCCGCAAAGCCGGTATTGCCGCGCGCCTGAAGACGGTTGAGGAAAGCACGATTCCTTCATGGCTGTGGCGGTCTGTTCCGGATGAGACGGCGCTCAAGGAACTCCCCGAAGACGAACGCTATGTCGGTGAGACCTCCGCAAAGCAGGTTTACGATCGCCTGGCCGGTACCTGGACCTATTGGGGCTGGAAAGGCGGCTATTTTTCAAGCGAAGACGACGCCCGCGCCTATTTTGATGAAATGCGCTACATGCTGGCGATGCAGATGGCGGCGCCCAACTCGCCGCAATGGTTCAACACAGGCCTGCACTGGGCTTATGGTATTGATGGTGCGGGCCAAGGGCATCACTACGTCGATTTCAAGACCGGCAAACTGACCCGGTCCAAATCCGCCTATGAACATCCCCAGCCCCATGCCTGTTTCATCCAGTCGATCAACGATGATCTGGTGAACGAAGGCGGCATCATGGATTTGTGGGTCCGTGAAGCGCGGCTTTTCAAATACGGTTCCGGGACGGGGACCAATTTCTCGCGTCTCCGCGGGGAGAACGAACCTCTCGCCGGTGGCGGCAAATCCTCCGGGCTGATGAGCTTTCTCCGCATCGGCGATCGTGCGGCCGGGGCGATCAAATCCGGCGGCACCACCCGCCGCGCCGCCAAGATGGTGACGGTTGATGTCGACCATCCGGATATCGTGAAATATGTTGACTGGAAAGTTGTTGAAGAACAGAAGGTTGCGGCTCTTGTTGCCGGCTCGAAACTGGCAAGCCAGCACATGAATGCGGTCATGGCGGCCTGCACCGATGAAAGCGTTGCCCAGGACAATCGTTTCAGCGCCAAGACCAATTCAGCGCTCAAGAAAGCCATCATCGCGGCCCGCAAGTCCATGGTGCCGGAAAACTATATCCAGCGGGTGATCCAGTTCGCCGAACAGGGCTACACCGAAATCGAATTCCGCACCTATGATACCGACTGGGATTCCGAAGCCTATATGACCGTATCGGGACA is a window of Alphaproteobacteria bacterium LSUCC0684 DNA encoding:
- the aroQ gene encoding type II 3-dehydroquinate dehydratase; its protein translation is MTDLPALLIINGPNLNMLGKREPSIYGTATLADIENLCRDAAETHGFASRFMQSNSEHEIIDAIHQAITGNVAAILINAGAFTHTSVAIRDALAMVSGPVIEIHLSNVHARESFRHHSYIAGVASGVIAGFGPASYTLAVDAAASLLSRE
- the aat gene encoding leucyl/phenylalanyl-tRNA--protein transferase is translated as MAEAREDERIFFVDPEERGILPIEAVHIPRRLRRRIRQRPYNVTINTAFDAVIDGCREVTRRRADSWINPQIRQLYCALHRLGFAHSIEVWNKPETGAPELVGGLYGVALAGAFFGESMFSRSSDASKIALIHLMARLSKGGFVLLDTQFSNTHLEQFGVMEIPRAAFQKKLETALATKAAMPVDEDDWPWVQSFLQSSTETS
- a CDS encoding NADH:ubiquinone oxidoreductase subunit NDUFA12, with the translated sequence MSIISRFLISLTSRQVGADAHGNRYFESRRPGRLGRFRRFVVYAGSAEASKVPADWHGWLHHTEELPPPEGGYARRSWQKDHLPNLTGTVYAHKPAGDLMKGGRRKPATGDYEAWQPE
- a CDS encoding outer membrane lipid asymmetry maintenance protein MlaD, which encodes MTRNTIETVMGAVVLLVAGVFLYLAYTATNIQSSSGIRLNAEFGSVSGLGVGDEVRISGIAVGKVIGTSLNEKTFGATVTLSIDERISLPSDTAARIAATSLLGGSHVELIPGFEEEYLGDGDTIFDTRDPVNLTDLLGKAIFSSGSNDG
- a CDS encoding DUF2155 domain-containing protein, encoding MMARGRALVASGMLALSVGTAHATDTWLQGDVVELQALDKITARISTLVVEVGKPHRYGTLELLIHACTFRPPTMPPEDAALLEIHGVDHKGLLSDEPVFKGWMFQSSPALNALEHPVYDVSVLDCRKD
- the accB gene encoding acetyl-CoA carboxylase biotin carboxyl carrier protein, whose protein sequence is MTKKAEPKGVELVQQLTDIMQDAGLVEIEYNTDDVSIRLSRAASAAPAMPLAAAMPAQPAAPAAEPVPAPAEEEITSSHPGAVSSPMVGTVYLAPEPGAANFVGEGDTVKAGQTLVIVEAMKVMNPITAPKSGKVSRILVGNGQPVEYGEVLIVIE
- the accC gene encoding acetyl-CoA carboxylase biotin carboxylase subunit, whose translation is MIRKILIANRGDVALRVLRACRDMGIETVAVHSTADADAMHVRLADESVCIGDAPSKDSYLNVPAIITAASITGADAIHPGVGFLSENADFARVVNAHGLIFIGPRIEHIIAMGDKVEAKRTAAEAGLPLVPGSDGAVDTLDDARKVAKEVGYPVLIKAASGGGGRGMKVAASPDNLSEAFSSARSEAKAAFGDDTVYIERYLDNPRHIEIQIVADSHGNVIHLGERECSVQRRHQKLLEEAPSPVLDEAQRNSIGAIAANAAAKMGYLGLGTMEFLYENGEFFFIEMNTRLQVEHPITEEITGVDLVQEQIRIADGAELSIRQEDVRFNGHAIECRINAEHPETFFPTPGTVTNFHAPGGPGVRMESFLYPGYAIPPHYDSLIAKLIVHGENREHCLARLRRALTEFVIEPMPTSLDLHRKLVMDKDIISGEYTIRWLEEDFLPRQSS